The genomic stretch ggctgagtgagcagaagaatgtctgaccggatgtcatgacattgccctggacaatgctgttaattccttctgaatcttaaagtcattaggaattatgagggtgatgtggctaagtctgataaaccagaataagcctgatggctacagctgtgtggtacagggggagtaaccatcaactgaagtgtgaaaagttggttgtagcagtgctaggtgtcaagtctctactggaggtatgacagaggtcttgggaaatgttgaataatggctgaatgcaggaatattaagacatcgcgtgctacgtgtctgactgcatatatggaatggtctccatgcactggaacggctgttttggaaaagaaacagtcaagagctataaaaggtattcaaagatagtttgagattttgttggtgattctctgactgtttctcagcaaaaataaatgcatcttgaccaagcatttatttctaccggaaattcctaggcacaTGCAGGgctatttaaaggatgcaatagccctcttcctctcacaagaaaaacactccattctcagaatcatggggtatgttaaggtttgggcaagctgcgcctggatctggttttgtgaagggtgcctttacaaatgtttagctaaaaagggggagagaaatatagtcctagggttgagaatgtaccagaagaaagccaactgtggatgtggcagcaaatagaagttggcatcaggcacaaaatccaccaactgggtttaccacttgtgtcttgtgatctgagttaagaagacagttgtgccttgtgatctgagttacattgtctatctactcagcattacatattcttcaggaagctctccggttgaggggaagggttctggtacaactaagtcttgtccctcttcttccccatgtacaccaaccttggtgtttgtggtggtggagccaatgacggagatgaagagcattcccaaattgggatgttttgtccagtgtagtgtttatttgttttagctaaaatttgccaaagggggagattgttgattccttaggattggcagtaattttagaaaacaaataatgtaatcatctctgttgttttaatatgttgggttgaaaaaattcaacatctggaccaacatgtcatgtacgatgtcacgacatcaggtctgtgacatcgcacatgtgtaggaaactgaattaattaattcagtatatgtcatgggatcagcaaggatatctggtgaatatcctaactcccttgtggaggtgttgaagactaaatcagaatatatataggctctaaatatggagatatatatggagagagtttaggaacttgaagaccttgtttgtagcagaatttttctgctgaagttgcaacagcaaagaacaagtctgctgcaattttctgaaggcccaaatccagttgggtgattaggttataaatagctgattgtaatctagtttttgtaagcctcttagaatgaagTTTTAGgagtgtgtgtaaggtaaacctcccaatctgtgggaaggttaccatgtgtatctcagtggtaaatcctgagagttgttgtaactcgaagcctgtaggcaagagtgattttgttcttgaatgaagctgtgaagcaagttcaaggtgtggtaacattacattgtatttgtagtgataggaatggaaactggaggtttctatctaggagttcctaggtatagattgcattgggtagggattaagtgatgagttgtaaacgggtgagtttaactctgaattgatactactaatagtggatcttcttcctggcttggtagcccccagatgtaggtcatgttggactgaactgggttaacaatttcctgtgtttgttttccttctgtatgatataatcctgtctgccataactaagcatgtattccagtctgttcatcaagataagagcagacctgatacatagccttctgttggaatgtcaatcagaatgttttgacattcatcaacaacagcacatactgtttaataagctgatgatttcaGTTAAGTATGTAGTGAGGTCTGGAGTTCAAAAgcataacagacctggccaaaagatcattgtgaaactgtcaaactggatgtcttgacagttcttccagtaagctgatactgaagtagagactggttggtcttttacagtacagcaaatttagcacagtctgttttcaggaaccaaacagacttagcatatggttctggacttggatgtcaaacggaatgttgtgacattcactcctgactgcatatgctaaattgttggatggttagtttttctgtttcaggatttttctcaggctattcttcaggaatccaccagctgatctaaaatctaggaaactaacaactaagctacaattaatgaacctgacaaataatctatttgttagctccttaataagtggagattagtttaacttgttacaacctttaatttaggaaatacaagtacatgaccaacaaactggaacaatgtaacagataatgtccaaaacaggattgagacatcttgctgatatctgtgtaggaaaacaacagaagtgaatgataaggtgcacataactaggtgtccctccattctaggatgacatagaaggagaggtcgtgacactgtgaaaaggtgcacattagtacagagtgtaataactgtcttgctgtaataggtacaatgttagatcagatgtcaagacttgaagtagaacatctgaatactgactacgccagaatttcacGAGGACACTGAATCCTTCTGGAATGAATTCGAAGAGACCTTGATCCTGTATGAATGTTGATTATATATGAATGTTATGCAAATGAGGCGACGCAGAAGCCAAAAGTATTAAAAATCAGAGTGCgaattttggggtacaacagttgcccctattcaatctTCTTAAAGTGAAGAGGTTGAAAAGCAAATGATTTCAATCGTTCAGGGTGTGAGAGGATTGAATACCAAAATGAACCCAAAATTTTTCACTCTGTGACAGAGGAAAACAACAGGGTAAAGGGTTTAGCATTTGGAGAAAGGATTTAGAATTCAGAAAATGGGGTAGAATTTTAGAATCTGAATAGGATATCTGGAAATGGCTCAGGGTAGGATATCTGAGGGAAAGAAATTCAGAGGTAGGATATCATCTGAATTTGATATAGGATAAAAATTGGGATTTTGGATAGGATAAAAATTGGAATTTGGGATAGGATCCTGACAACTTTACTTGGGACAACAAGGTTCTAAGGACCTCTACAAAGAAATAAACTCAATTGCCTTGTGCATTGATGCATGTTTGACTTTTTCTTATGGAGTAACATTCCAAGGTTAATGGAAATTACACATTTAGAGGATGTaaatgtaatgatgcatgacTTTGCTGGGAAATAAATGAGATACAAGGAAACGTCCTCCGGGGAAATCCTTGCAACACCTGGAGCTCTGTGGGGAGAAACCACCAGGTGCATAATCTGCAGGAGATAAAGCAACAGTCGACCTTCTGGCGAGAGGTGTCACTCCGATGGGGAAAGGAAAACAGTCGACCTCCTACTAGAAATGTTAACCCTGCTGAGGATAAGGATCCATCATCAACTTCCGGGGAACAAGAATTCCGGCCTGGCGCTCTTGTAGGGATATCAGAATCATCTCACAAGAACTTCACCAATACTCACTGGGGGGACTCGAGGGAATCTCAATCTGCTGAAGATATAACAACCTTGACGTATAAAACCCTACTAGGGAGAATGGAAACTTCAGACAACGCTCGGCTAGGGATGAAGAATCTCCGATGGGGAATAAACAACTCCTCGAACATTGCTCAGCTTGGGAACACAATGGAATTTCAATCTGCTGGAGATAACATCCACGGGGAATAAGAATTCTGGAACGCAACCTCCCAAACCATCAGCCGGGGAGCTGTCAACATCAAATAACACTCCATCTGGGGAAATATCTTTAGGTACACAACACCTGCTGGGAAAGACTCTCCTGGGGACATTCATCGATTAACCTTCTCCATCACACTCTCTTCTTGGGGAACATCCCCAGGTAGACACCTGCTGGGGAAGAACCACAATCCAACAAATGGATGTGCTAGAGGCAAGCAAAATACTAAGAGATCGGATCCTCTTAGCCAACCCTCAGCTTGGGGAGAGATCTCAGAAATGCGACTTGTGGGGATAAGATGACAACAACACCTTGGTTGCCGTCTCATCATCCCCTGCTTTAAGCAAACAACTGTTATGGAACGCCGTTCCTACAACACAGACAAGCAAGCAATACGCTGGGTATGATATGGATTACTCTGGCTACCAACCAGGTTACCTAGAATCACAGGTAATCTAACATGTTTTATTTATCATGTTATGCATGGCCTCAAATTTCCAAATGCAATGCTTATAAAAAATTTGGACGTCTTCCGCAAACAAAACAGATAAAAATAAAACAGAGATATTTTGACTGAATAGtattttattgattgaaaattAGCTTGTGAATGGGAAATCACAATAGGAAGCAACCCCTAGAAAAAGGTGATTGCCAAAAGTAAAACAAACTAGTATTTACAAAATGGCAACGGTGAATGGATATACACCAGGTTCCAGTTCGGCTATGGGTCTTGTGTCCTCAACGCTCTCATCCCGTTGCTTTCTGAAGAAAattattggatcaattcttggCCTTCAAAATTTTGTCTAAAGTGAAATCGGAGATCCATATCAAGACGTAGTCGTTcgcttttaatccctaacttttgcctagatcgctCTTTCGagttttcgatccaccgggatactcttttttgcctaaattgtcttttcaggttttcaacttagcagGTCTACAATTCTTTTcatttcttctttttttttatccctaattttttcccgagCTTTTATTCTTCTTTTTTATTTGCTCGCTGGGAAGCCCGTTTTTGCCTAAGCCGTCGACTTAGTGGGTCTCTTTTATGCGAAGaattttttgactatgtctgcgttaACAGGGAGTGGAAAATCTTCTCCATCCATAGTGGCTAGCATCACGGCTCCTCCAAAGAAAACCTTTTTGACAATGAAAGGTCCTTcgtaattcggagtccacttgcccctgggATCTAACTGAGGTAGAGTATTTCTTTTCAGAACAAGGTCACCCACTCGATAGCTTTGAGGATGAACCTTCTGGTCGAATGCCGTCTTCATCCGCTTctggtataactgtccatgacatatAATAATCatcctcttctcttcaatcaggttCAACTAATCCAGTCGGTTCTGTACCCATTCGGCTTCATCAAGCTCAACATTTGTTAACAGGCGAAGAGAGGGAAACTCAACCTCTACAGGAAAtactgcctccatgccataaactaaagagaagggggttgccccggtcgaaGTGCGTACCGAAGTACGATAGCCATGAAGTGCAAAAGGAAGCATCTCATGACAATCCCTATAAGTCACAATCATTTTTTGCACAATCTTTTTAATGTTCTTATTAGTTGCTTCGACCACTCTGTTCATCTTCGGACggtagggagaagagttatgatgctTGATCTTGAATTTCTGGCATAATTCAGTCATCATCTTGTTGTTtagattagatccattatcaataatgatctttTCTGGGATTCCGTAATGAAAAATGATGTTTTGCTTGATGAAGCAGGCAacaacctgcttggtcacattcgcataggaagcaacttcaacccacttggtgaagtaatcaatcgctacTAGGATGAAGTGATGTCGATTAGAAGCGGTAGGCTCAATTCGTCCGATCATATTGATACCCCACATTAAGAAGGTCCAAGGAGAAGTCATGACGTTCAAAGGCACATGAGGAACATGCACTTTGTCTCCGTAAATCTGGCACTTGTGATAGGCTTTAACATGTAGGCAACAATCGCtctccatggtcatccaatagtaacctgctctcaaaATCTTTTTCTCCATGGTATGACCACTGGAGTGAGTTCCGAATGATCCCTCATGAAATTCTTTGATAATTTTGTATGCTCTGTGTCTctccacgcatctgagcagcaccgAGTCATAATTCCGCTTGTACAACACATCTCCATTAAAAAAGAATTTAGTTGACAACTTTCTCAATGTCTTCTTATCCGTAATTGTTGCATTTTCAGGATACTCCTGCTTTTTGAGGTACCTTTTGATATGAAATACCAAGACTTATCATCTTGAAGATCATCATCAGTTGCATAGCAAAATTCCGGTTCATCTAACCTCATAATTATGATGGAAGGTGCTTCATTCTCCCACTTAACCTTGAACGTTGAAGCTAATATAGGTAGAGCATCAGCCAAATGGTTCTCTTCTCTTGGGATGTGGCTGAAAGTGATCTCCTCAAAATAAGGAATCAACTTTATCACATGCTTTCTGTAGGGGATAAGATTTGGGTGCCGAGTTTTCCAATCTCCTTTGATTTGACAATTCACAAGTGCAGAATCCCCATACACTTCAAGAAACTTGATCCTCATGTCAATCGTAGCTTCGAGTCCCATAATGCAAGCCTCATACTTCGCTGTATTGTTTGTGCAATCAAAACAAATACGAGTAATGAACGAAATATGGAATCCAGTGGGAGAAGTAataacaacaccaacaccattatCCACAACATTAGAGGCACCATCGAACATGAGCGTCAATCGCGCtcccggttcgggtccttcatccgggTTTGGTCTGTTAAAATATTGATCCAGGAATAACACATCCTCATCAGgaaattcaaacttcattggctgGTAATCTTCGACGGGCTGGTGAGCCAGATAGTCAGCAATGACACTACTCTTGATAGCTTTATATGTAGTGTattgaatatcatactctgttaaaatcatttgccaacgggcCACCCTTCCCGTGAGAGCAAATTTTTTGAAGATGTACTTGATCGGGTCCATCTTTGAGATCAACAACGTGGtatgagtcaacatatactgccttagtcgaCGAGTAGCCCAcgctaaagcacaacaagttttcttaagcagtgaatatttgatttcacagcTGGTAAAttttttgcttaggtagtatattgcatgctcttttcgaccaaactcatcatgctgccccagtacacaccccatcGACTCATCGATAATAGTAAGGTACATGATTAATGGTCGTCCTTCAACAGGAGGCATTATAACCGAAGGttcctgcaaatactcttttattctttcaaatgcTTTCTGATAGTTATTATTCCAAACTATTGCCCGATCTTTTCTTAGAAATTTGAATAATGGTTCGCATGTGGCCGTTAGGTTGGAGATAAACCGAGCAATGTAGTTTAATCTCCCTAGGAACCCACACACTTCTTTTTCAGTTTTAggtgcaggcatctcttgaatagcttttacttttgcaggatcgacctcggTTCCTCTTTCACTGACCAGAAAACCAAGCAATTTTCTCGATCGAaccccaaatgtacacttgttgggattcaaccgtagtctgaactttctcaatctttcaaacaacttcaacaaattcaccaaatgttccTCTTCCGTGTGGGATTTGGcgatcatatcatctacatagcATTCGATTTCCTTATGGATCATGTCGTGAAATAACGTCACCATAGCGCGTTGGTAAGTTGTCccaacattcttcaaaccaaacGGCATAACCTTGTAGCAAAAGGTCCCCCACGGGGTGATGAACGTagttttctccatatcttcagaagccatcttgatctgattataaccggagaaaacatccataaaggagaatatAGAAAACTGCGCAGTGTTATCAACCAACACATCAATATGCGGaagaggaaaatcatcct from Lathyrus oleraceus cultivar Zhongwan6 chromosome 7, CAAS_Psat_ZW6_1.0, whole genome shotgun sequence encodes the following:
- the LOC127104495 gene encoding uncharacterized protein LOC127104495, which translates into the protein MDPIKYIFKKFALTGRVARWQMILTEYDIQYTTYKAIKSSVIADYLAHQPVEDYQPMKFEFPDEDVLFLDQYFNRPNPDEGPEPGARLTLMFDGASNVVDNGVGVVITSPTGFHISFITRICFDCTNNTAKYEACIMGLEATIDMRIKFLEVYGDSALVNCQIKGDWKTRHPNLIPYRKHVIKLIPYFEEITFSHIPREENHLADALPILASTFKVKWENEAPSIIIMRLDEPEFCYATDDDLQDDKSWDCHEMLPFALHGYRTSVRTSTGATPFSLVYGMEAVFPVEVEFPSLRLLTNVELDEAEWVQNRLD